A genomic segment from Sulfitobacter mediterraneus encodes:
- a CDS encoding holin family protein, with product MGMIERIFGFIFGSNRNVLRDTVEVFRENAEAGAGRSAEIQKQAMSQLGAEFAVPRLGRFDRFMDGLNRLPRPALALGTLGLFVSAMVHPLWFAERMQGIALVPEPLWWLLGVIVSFYFGARHQVKAQDFQRDIAASMIRVPQMIENVQALEKLRFDDGQAAQTGTDAALENASLAPQENPALIAWQATRR from the coding sequence ATGGGGATGATCGAACGCATCTTCGGGTTTATTTTTGGAAGCAACCGCAATGTCTTGCGCGACACGGTTGAAGTGTTCCGCGAAAACGCGGAGGCGGGCGCAGGGCGCAGTGCCGAGATCCAGAAACAAGCGATGAGCCAGCTGGGCGCAGAGTTTGCCGTGCCGCGTTTGGGCCGGTTTGATCGATTCATGGACGGCTTGAACCGCTTGCCGCGTCCGGCGCTGGCGCTTGGCACACTGGGATTGTTCGTCTCGGCGATGGTGCACCCGCTGTGGTTCGCCGAACGGATGCAAGGCATTGCACTGGTGCCAGAGCCGCTTTGGTGGCTGCTTGGGGTCATCGTATCGTTTTATTTCGGGGCGCGTCATCAGGTCAAAGCGCAAGATTTTCAACGCGACATCGCGGCCAGCATGATCCGCGTGCCGCAGATGATCGAGAATGTGCAAGCTCTTGAAAAGTTGAGATTTGATGATGGACAGGCCGCCCAAACCGGCACCGATGCCGCGCTGGAAAACGCCAGTCTGGCGCCGCAGGAGAACCCCGCACTCATCGCTTGGCAGGCGACGCGGCGCTGA
- a CDS encoding holin-associated N-acetylmuramidase produces the protein MQTVREIAKQIVAREGGFVNDPDDPGGATKFGVTIHTMRRLGVDLTGDGRVTAADVRRLSRAQATDIFIEHYFKRPRIGDLPEALQASVFDMYVNAGANAVKILQRLLCDMGFVVAVDGALGPQSVAAAAQAMSAAPDHLVDAYGIARRNYYFRLADRRPASRKYARTIAGGKGGWIKRAEEFIDPKYHLSDAEFAQRTAAWG, from the coding sequence ATGCAAACGGTCAGAGAAATTGCAAAACAGATCGTCGCCCGCGAAGGCGGCTTTGTGAATGACCCCGATGATCCCGGCGGCGCGACCAAATTTGGCGTCACGATCCACACCATGCGCCGCCTTGGCGTGGACCTGACAGGGGATGGCAGGGTGACCGCTGCAGACGTGCGGCGGCTGAGCCGCGCGCAGGCAACGGACATCTTCATTGAGCACTATTTCAAACGACCGCGCATTGGTGATTTGCCCGAGGCGCTACAAGCGAGCGTCTTTGACATGTACGTCAATGCGGGCGCCAATGCGGTGAAAATACTGCAACGACTGCTTTGCGATATGGGGTTTGTGGTGGCGGTGGACGGGGCGCTTGGACCGCAGAGCGTTGCCGCCGCTGCACAAGCGATGTCAGCCGCGCCGGATCATCTGGTGGACGCATACGGCATTGCACGGCGCAACTATTATTTCCGCCTTGCGGACCGGCGACCTGCCAGCCGCAAATATGCCCGAACAATTGCTGGCGGGAAAGGCGGCTGGATCAAACGGGCTGAAGAATTCATTGATCCCAAATACCATCTCAGCGATGCAGAATTTGCACAAAGGACCGCGGCATGGGGATGA
- the gltX gene encoding glutamate--tRNA ligase, giving the protein MSASVVTRFAPSPTGFLHIGGARTALFNWLYARGRGGKFLLRIEDTDRARSTPEATEAILQGMAWLGLDHDGEIVSQFDNAPRHAEVALDLLAQGKAYKCFATQDEITAFREAARAEGRSTLYHSPWRDAAPETHPDAPYVVRIKAPQTGETVIRDQVQGDVTIRNDQLDDMVLLRSDGTPVYMLAVVVDDHDMGVTHVVRGDDHLNNAARQMMIYDAMGWDVPVWAHIPLIHGPDGKKLSKRHGALGAQEYQAMGYPAAGMRNYLARLGWSHGDDEFFTDAQAQEWFDLSGIRKSPAQFDLKKLENICGQHIAVTDDAALRRETEAYLQAAGEPAFSDAQSSAFEAALYCLKERAKTLPELVEKAHFALTSRPIEPDEKAAKNLDTVSRGILAELTPHLQNASWDRETLEEVLNGFAAAKDTKFGKLAGPLRAALAGRAVTPSVFDMMLVLGRDETLARLTEASA; this is encoded by the coding sequence ATGTCCGCATCTGTTGTGACCCGTTTTGCCCCATCGCCCACCGGCTTTTTGCACATTGGCGGGGCACGCACCGCCCTGTTCAACTGGCTTTATGCCCGTGGTCGGGGCGGCAAATTCCTTTTGCGGATCGAGGATACGGACAGGGCGCGGTCTACCCCCGAAGCAACAGAGGCCATCTTGCAGGGCATGGCCTGGCTTGGCCTTGATCATGATGGTGAAATTGTCAGTCAGTTTGACAACGCCCCGCGCCACGCCGAAGTTGCGCTGGATCTGCTGGCACAAGGCAAGGCCTACAAATGCTTTGCCACCCAAGACGAGATCACCGCCTTCCGCGAGGCCGCCCGCGCCGAAGGGCGCAGCACTCTTTACCATTCACCTTGGCGCGATGCCGCCCCCGAAACCCACCCCGATGCGCCCTATGTAGTGCGCATCAAAGCGCCGCAAACCGGCGAAACCGTGATCCGCGATCAGGTGCAGGGCGATGTCACCATCCGAAACGATCAGCTGGACGACATGGTTCTGTTACGCTCTGACGGTACACCGGTCTATATGCTGGCCGTGGTGGTGGATGATCATGATATGGGCGTGACACATGTGGTGCGGGGCGATGACCACCTCAACAATGCCGCCCGGCAGATGATGATCTATGATGCGATGGGCTGGGACGTGCCGGTCTGGGCGCATATTCCGCTGATTCACGGGCCGGATGGCAAGAAACTGTCGAAACGTCACGGCGCCTTGGGCGCACAGGAATATCAGGCCATGGGCTATCCTGCCGCTGGCATGCGCAATTATCTGGCCCGTTTGGGCTGGAGCCATGGGGATGACGAGTTTTTTACCGATGCGCAGGCACAGGAATGGTTTGATCTGAGCGGTATCCGCAAAAGCCCCGCGCAGTTCGATCTCAAGAAGCTTGAGAACATCTGCGGTCAGCATATTGCGGTGACGGATGATGCTGCATTGCGGCGTGAAACCGAGGCTTATTTGCAAGCAGCAGGCGAACCGGCCTTTTCTGACGCCCAGTCATCCGCTTTTGAGGCTGCGCTTTATTGTCTCAAGGAGCGGGCCAAGACATTGCCGGAACTCGTTGAAAAGGCACACTTTGCCCTCACGTCCCGCCCCATTGAACCGGATGAGAAGGCTGCAAAAAACCTCGATACGGTATCCCGTGGTATACTGGCGGAATTGACGCCGCATCTGCAAAATGCTAGCTGGGACAGAGAAACGCTGGAAGAGGTTCTGAACGGCTTTGCCGCCGCGAAAGACACCAAGTTTGGCAAGTTGGCAGGGCCGCTCCGCGCGGCCCTTGCTGGGCGGGCCGTCACACCATCTGTCTTTGACATGATGCTTGTGTTGGGACGTGACGAAACCCTGGCCCGATTGACAGAGGCCTCTGCCTGA
- a CDS encoding heme lyase CcmF/NrfE family subunit: MTTELGHFALILAFAVAIVQMIVPLIGAHKRWPGWMAIAEPAAGAQFVLTALSFGALTWAFVVSDFSLNVVVANSHSAKPMLYKISGTWGNHEGSMLLWVLIVTLFGAMAAWFGGGLPPTLRARVLAVQSAIAVAFFAFIIFTSNPFLRLEVPPFDGQDLNPLLQDPGLAFHPPFLYLGYVGLSMAFSFAVAALIEGRVDAAWGRWVRPWTLAAWIFLTIGIALGSWWAYYELGWGGFWFWDPVENASFMPWLLAAALLHSAIVVEKRESLKSWTILLAILAFGFSLIGTFIVRSGLLTSVHAFANDPERGVFILAIMAFFMGGALVLFTLRAGAMEAKGVFGLVSRESALVVNNLLLAVACFVVFVGTMWPLLAEMFFDRKLSVGPPFFNAAFTPFMVALGLILPVGSVLPWKRARISRAMWPLRYVFVLALAVAGLAFVMQTGRSMLGPMGLFLGAWLVSGTVVELMQRTGRGANRLGRLWRLPRADWGKAVAHGGLGVTMAGIAGLTAWTVDDIRVAQIDTPFDVGSYTLTLTDVQELRGPNYLSTTGFVTLAKDGSEIAKMTPEKRFYPVAQMPTTEAAIDYNLLRDVYVVIGDQQDNGGWTVRTYIKPMTNWIWIGCALMALGGLLSLSDRRFRVAAGARKFSAVPAE, from the coding sequence ATGACAACAGAACTTGGACATTTCGCCCTGATCCTCGCCTTTGCTGTGGCGATTGTTCAGATGATCGTGCCGCTGATCGGGGCGCACAAACGCTGGCCGGGTTGGATGGCCATCGCCGAACCTGCCGCCGGGGCGCAATTCGTGCTGACGGCGCTGTCTTTTGGCGCTTTGACATGGGCCTTTGTTGTCTCTGATTTCTCGCTCAACGTGGTGGTCGCCAACAGCCATTCGGCCAAGCCGATGCTCTATAAAATCAGCGGCACATGGGGCAACCACGAAGGGTCGATGCTGCTTTGGGTGCTGATTGTGACCTTGTTTGGCGCGATGGCGGCATGGTTTGGCGGTGGTTTGCCGCCCACCTTGCGGGCGCGGGTTCTGGCCGTGCAATCAGCCATCGCGGTGGCGTTCTTTGCCTTTATCATCTTTACTTCCAACCCGTTTCTGCGCCTTGAGGTGCCGCCCTTTGACGGGCAGGATCTGAACCCGCTGTTGCAAGATCCCGGTCTCGCGTTTCACCCGCCGTTTCTTTACCTCGGCTATGTCGGGCTGAGCATGGCGTTCAGCTTTGCCGTGGCGGCCTTGATCGAAGGGCGCGTGGATGCTGCCTGGGGGCGCTGGGTGCGGCCATGGACCTTGGCGGCATGGATCTTCCTGACCATCGGGATCGCATTGGGATCATGGTGGGCCTATTATGAGCTGGGCTGGGGCGGCTTCTGGTTTTGGGATCCTGTTGAAAACGCCAGCTTTATGCCATGGCTCTTGGCGGCGGCGCTGCTGCATTCGGCGATTGTGGTGGAAAAACGCGAGAGCCTGAAAAGCTGGACCATCCTGTTGGCCATTCTGGCCTTTGGCTTCTCTCTGATTGGCACGTTTATCGTGCGCTCCGGCCTGCTGACCTCCGTCCATGCTTTTGCGAATGATCCCGAACGCGGGGTGTTCATCCTCGCAATCATGGCGTTCTTTATGGGCGGGGCACTGGTGCTGTTTACCCTGCGGGCGGGCGCGATGGAGGCCAAGGGCGTCTTTGGTCTGGTCAGCCGCGAATCCGCGCTGGTGGTGAACAACCTGTTGTTGGCGGTTGCCTGCTTTGTGGTCTTTGTCGGGACAATGTGGCCCCTGTTGGCCGAGATGTTCTTTGACCGCAAGCTCAGCGTCGGCCCGCCGTTTTTCAATGCGGCCTTCACCCCCTTTATGGTGGCGCTTGGGTTGATTTTGCCGGTGGGCAGCGTTTTGCCATGGAAACGGGCGCGGATATCCCGCGCGATGTGGCCGCTGCGCTATGTTTTTGTGTTGGCTTTGGCCGTCGCGGGGCTGGCCTTTGTGATGCAGACCGGGCGCAGCATGTTGGGGCCCATGGGTCTTTTCCTTGGCGCTTGGCTGGTGTCTGGCACTGTGGTGGAGTTGATGCAACGGACCGGGCGAGGGGCGAACCGGCTGGGTCGTTTGTGGCGTCTGCCGCGTGCCGACTGGGGCAAGGCGGTGGCTCATGGCGGGCTGGGCGTGACGATGGCGGGCATCGCCGGTCTGACGGCCTGGACCGTGGATGATATTCGCGTGGCGCAGATCGACACGCCGTTTGATGTGGGCAGCTACACGCTGACGCTGACGGATGTGCAGGAATTGCGCGGGCCGAACTACCTTTCGACAACCGGTTTTGTGACACTGGCCAAAGACGGTTCAGAGATCGCGAAAATGACACCGGAGAAACGGTTTTACCCGGTTGCGCAGATGCCCACGACCGAAGCCGCGATTGATTACAATCTGTTGCGCGATGTCTATGTGGTGATCGGGGATCAGCAGGACAACGGCGGCTGGACCGTGCGGACCTATATCAAACCCATGACCAACTGGATCTGGATCGGCTGTGCCCTCATGGCGCTTGGCGGATTGCTGAGCCTGTCTGACAGGCGGTTCCGTGTGGCGGCTGGCGCCCGCAAGTTCAGCGCGGTGCCTGCCGAATGA
- the gltA gene encoding citrate synthase, with the protein MTETKKSATLTIDGKSYDLPIFSPTAGPDVLDIRKLYAQADVFTYDPGFTSTASCDSTITFIDGEEGVLLHRGYPIDQLAGKSHYLEVCYLLLYGELPSPAELEDFESRVTNHTMLHEQMMYLFRGFRRDAHPMAIMVGVVGAMSAFYHDSTDISDPWQREVASIRMIAKMPTIAAMAYKYTIGQPFEYPRNDLDYASNFLRMCFAVPAQDYEVNPILSRAMDRIFTLHADHEQNASTSTVRLASSSGANPFACIAAGIACLWGPAHGGANQACLEMLKEIGTPDRIPEFIARAKDKNDPFRLMGFGHRVYKNFDPRATVMKESADEVLELLGVENNPVLQVAKELERQALEDPYFAEKKLFPNVDFYSGIILEAMGFPTSMFTPIFALSRTVGWISQWKEMIGDPQNKIGRPRQLYLGETSRDYVDIENR; encoded by the coding sequence ATGACTGAAACAAAGAAATCCGCAACGCTGACAATTGATGGCAAAAGCTACGATTTGCCCATCTTTTCGCCAACGGCTGGTCCTGATGTGCTCGATATTCGCAAGCTGTATGCTCAGGCGGATGTCTTCACCTATGACCCCGGCTTTACCTCGACTGCGTCTTGCGACAGCACCATCACCTTTATTGATGGCGAGGAAGGCGTGTTGCTACACCGCGGCTATCCGATTGATCAACTGGCAGGCAAATCGCATTACCTCGAAGTGTGCTACCTGCTGCTCTATGGTGAGCTGCCCTCCCCCGCAGAGCTGGAAGATTTCGAATCCCGCGTGACCAACCACACCATGCTGCACGAACAGATGATGTATCTGTTCCGTGGCTTCCGCCGGGATGCGCATCCAATGGCCATCATGGTGGGTGTTGTGGGCGCGATGTCGGCATTTTATCACGACAGCACGGACATCTCTGATCCATGGCAGCGTGAGGTCGCCTCGATCCGCATGATCGCCAAGATGCCAACCATTGCCGCGATGGCCTATAAATACACCATCGGTCAGCCATTTGAGTATCCGCGCAACGATCTTGACTATGCGTCCAACTTCCTGCGCATGTGTTTTGCCGTTCCTGCACAGGACTATGAGGTAAACCCGATCCTGAGCCGCGCGATGGACCGTATCTTTACCCTGCACGCCGATCACGAACAGAACGCATCGACTTCGACCGTGCGTTTGGCATCGTCCTCTGGCGCCAACCCCTTTGCCTGTATCGCGGCGGGCATTGCCTGTCTTTGGGGTCCGGCACATGGCGGCGCCAACCAGGCCTGTCTGGAAATGCTCAAGGAAATCGGCACGCCTGATCGCATTCCTGAATTCATCGCCCGCGCCAAGGACAAGAACGATCCATTCCGTCTGATGGGCTTTGGCCACCGCGTTTACAAAAACTTTGATCCACGGGCCACCGTGATGAAAGAAAGTGCGGACGAAGTGCTCGAACTGCTGGGTGTTGAAAACAATCCGGTGCTTCAGGTCGCCAAGGAGCTTGAGCGTCAGGCGCTGGAAGATCCGTATTTCGCGGAAAAGAAACTGTTCCCGAACGTCGATTTCTATTCCGGCATCATCCTGGAGGCCATGGGCTTCCCCACATCGATGTTCACCCCGATCTTTGCCCTTTCACGGACCGTCGGCTGGATTTCCCAGTGGAAAGAGATGATCGGGGATCCACAGAACAAGATCGGCCGTCCACGCCAGCTTTATCTCGGCGAGACCAGCCGCGACTATGTGGATATCGAAAACCGCTAA
- the argC gene encoding N-acetyl-gamma-glutamyl-phosphate reductase, whose translation MTYNIAILGASGYTGAELIRLIAGHSSMTIKALGGNSKAGQQMSEVFPHLRHLDLPELVTIEDIDFSQIDLCFCALPHKTSQQVIAALPKTLKIVDLSADFRLRDPAEYEKWYGNPHAALEQQEEAVYGLTEFYRDEIAAARLVAGTGCNAATGQFALRPLIAAGVIDLDEIIMDLKCAVSGAGRALKENLLHAELSEGYHAYAVGGTHRHLGEFDQEFTAVAGRPVQVQFTPHLVPANRGILATCYVKGSAEEIHATLQKAYAEEPFIEVLPMGEAPSTRHIRGSNFCHIGVVADRIEGRVIVIAALDNLTKGSSGQALQNANLMLGLEETEGLMMAPLFP comes from the coding sequence ATGACCTATAACATCGCCATCCTTGGCGCGTCCGGCTATACCGGCGCAGAACTGATCCGGCTCATCGCTGGCCATTCTTCTATGACAATCAAAGCCTTGGGAGGGAACTCCAAGGCCGGGCAGCAGATGTCTGAGGTGTTTCCGCACCTGCGCCATTTGGACCTGCCCGAACTGGTGACCATCGAAGATATCGATTTTTCCCAGATTGACCTGTGTTTCTGCGCCCTGCCGCACAAGACCTCGCAGCAAGTGATCGCCGCCTTGCCCAAAACCTTGAAAATTGTCGATCTGTCTGCGGATTTCCGGCTACGCGATCCGGCGGAATACGAGAAATGGTATGGCAACCCACATGCCGCGCTGGAACAGCAGGAAGAGGCGGTTTACGGGCTGACCGAATTTTACCGCGACGAGATCGCCGCCGCGCGTCTGGTGGCGGGTACGGGCTGCAACGCGGCCACTGGGCAATTCGCACTGCGGCCGTTGATCGCCGCAGGGGTGATTGATCTGGACGAGATCATCATGGACCTGAAATGCGCGGTGTCGGGGGCAGGTCGGGCGTTGAAGGAAAACCTGCTGCATGCGGAGTTGTCCGAAGGTTATCATGCCTATGCCGTGGGCGGCACCCACCGGCATCTGGGCGAGTTTGACCAAGAATTTACCGCAGTTGCAGGACGGCCCGTGCAGGTACAGTTCACGCCGCATCTGGTGCCTGCGAACCGGGGCATTCTGGCGACCTGCTATGTCAAGGGCTCGGCCGAAGAGATCCATGCGACATTGCAAAAAGCTTATGCAGAGGAACCCTTTATCGAGGTTCTACCGATGGGCGAGGCGCCCAGCACACGGCACATTCGCGGCTCTAACTTCTGCCATATCGGGGTGGTTGCGGACCGGATCGAGGGCCGCGTGATCGTCATCGCCGCATTGGACAACCTGACCAAGGGATCGAGCGGTCAAGCCTTGCAGAACGCCAATCTGATGTTAGGTCTGGAAGAGACCGAAGGGCTGATGATGGCCCCTCTGTTCCCATGA
- a CDS encoding enoyl-CoA hydratase-related protein: protein MDYQTITYDVSDNVALITMNRPDKMNALTTQMRAEIAHAVTQGGKDARVVVITGSGRAFCSGQDLGDRASGASVDLERTLRDEYAPMLRAIVNCPVPTIAAVNGAAAGAGANLALAADVVFATESSYFLQAFTRIGLIPDAGGTYTLPRQMGMAKAMGAALFADNISARQADDWGMIWEAVPDADFDAHWRGKAAQLGAGPTAAYQAAKEVIRASWDNTLEEQLTLEAQQQGVCGKSRDFKEGVLAFTEKRAAKFEGR from the coding sequence ATGGACTATCAAACGATCACCTATGACGTTTCGGACAACGTGGCCCTGATCACGATGAACCGGCCCGACAAGATGAACGCGCTCACCACCCAGATGCGTGCCGAGATTGCCCATGCGGTTACCCAAGGCGGCAAGGATGCCCGTGTGGTTGTCATCACCGGATCTGGTCGGGCGTTTTGTTCCGGTCAGGATCTGGGGGATCGTGCATCCGGTGCTTCGGTTGATCTGGAACGCACTTTGCGGGACGAATATGCGCCGATGTTGCGGGCGATTGTGAATTGTCCGGTGCCAACCATTGCGGCCGTGAATGGTGCGGCTGCGGGGGCAGGGGCAAATCTCGCGCTGGCAGCGGATGTGGTTTTTGCAACGGAATCTTCCTATTTCCTGCAGGCCTTCACCCGGATTGGTCTGATCCCGGACGCTGGCGGCACCTATACGCTGCCGCGTCAGATGGGCATGGCCAAAGCGATGGGCGCGGCACTGTTTGCCGACAATATCTCGGCCCGTCAGGCCGATGATTGGGGCATGATCTGGGAGGCGGTGCCGGATGCCGATTTTGACGCTCATTGGCGCGGCAAGGCGGCGCAACTGGGCGCAGGGCCAACAGCGGCCTATCAGGCGGCCAAAGAGGTGATCCGCGCCAGCTGGGACAACACATTGGAAGAACAGCTGACGCTTGAGGCGCAACAACAGGGCGTTTGCGGCAAATCGCGTGACTTCAAAGAGGGCGTGTTGGCCTTTACCGAAAAACGCGCGGCCAAGTTCGAGGGCCGCTGA
- a CDS encoding cytochrome c-type biogenesis protein → MKRIALILMLLASPLAAVQPDEVLDDPALEARARELSKGLRCLVCRNESIDESNASLARDLRILLRDRLVAGDTDAQAVAFIVDRYGEYVLLKPDNTGANWLLWGAGPLMLLFAGGAGMIYLRGRSKAVASADTPLNAEEQARLDDILKG, encoded by the coding sequence ATGAAACGCATCGCCCTGATCCTGATGTTGCTGGCCAGCCCTTTGGCCGCGGTCCAACCTGATGAGGTGCTGGACGATCCCGCACTTGAGGCGCGGGCGCGTGAGCTGTCCAAAGGGCTGCGCTGTTTGGTGTGCCGCAACGAGAGCATTGACGAAAGCAATGCAAGCCTTGCGCGGGATTTGCGGATCTTGCTGCGTGATCGGCTTGTGGCGGGGGATACGGACGCGCAGGCGGTCGCATTTATCGTGGACCGTTACGGCGAATATGTTCTGCTCAAGCCGGACAACACAGGGGCCAATTGGCTGCTTTGGGGGGCGGGGCCGCTCATGCTGCTTTTTGCAGGTGGGGCCGGTATGATCTATCTGCGCGGTCGGTCCAAAGCTGTGGCCTCTGCCGACACCCCGCTGAACGCGGAAGAACAAGCGCGGCTGGATGATATTTTGAAGGGCTGA
- the ccmE gene encoding cytochrome c maturation protein CcmE, producing MKSLKKQRRIQVIAVAVVALIAATALIGYALQDGINYFRSPSQVMEEPPVASEVFRIGGLVEEGSLVRGDGETVRFSVTDGGATVPVTFTGVLPDLFEENQGMVGTGRYINGVFEATEILAKHDETYMPKEVVDALKEQGVYQAPDS from the coding sequence ATGAAAAGCCTTAAAAAACAAAGACGTATCCAGGTGATTGCAGTGGCGGTGGTGGCGTTGATCGCCGCCACGGCACTGATCGGCTATGCCTTGCAGGATGGCATCAACTATTTCCGCTCGCCCAGCCAGGTGATGGAGGAACCGCCCGTGGCAAGCGAGGTGTTTCGCATTGGCGGTCTGGTTGAAGAGGGATCACTGGTGCGCGGCGATGGTGAAACTGTCCGCTTCAGCGTGACAGATGGAGGCGCTACCGTGCCCGTGACGTTTACGGGTGTTCTGCCGGATTTGTTTGAGGAAAACCAGGGCATGGTCGGCACGGGCCGTTACATCAACGGTGTTTTTGAAGCGACTGAAATCCTTGCCAAACACGACGAGACCTATATGCCGAAAGAGGTCGTGGACGCGTTGAAGGAACAAGGTGTCTATCAAGCGCCGGACAGTTAA